A window of the Synechococcus sp. JA-3-3Ab genome harbors these coding sequences:
- a CDS encoding DUF4079 domain-containing protein — MNSIQLPQWLKLALPFFHPVLMIFAFALALYALYLGLQVRRLRTASAQERKELVKGKFGQRHFLAGSLFLLLMVFGALGGMGVTYLNNGKLFVGPHLLAGLGIVALVASSAALAPLMKDGQKAWARNVHLLLNLVILGILGWQAATGFQIVQRIVNQMLTSPQVA; from the coding sequence ATGAACAGCATTCAACTTCCCCAATGGCTGAAGCTGGCTTTGCCCTTCTTTCACCCTGTGCTGATGATTTTCGCCTTTGCCCTAGCTCTCTACGCTCTTTACCTGGGCCTGCAGGTGCGACGGCTGCGCACTGCTTCTGCACAAGAGCGCAAAGAACTCGTCAAGGGTAAGTTTGGCCAGCGGCACTTTCTTGCGGGATCCCTGTTCTTGCTGTTGATGGTGTTCGGGGCCCTGGGCGGCATGGGGGTGACCTACCTCAACAACGGCAAGCTGTTTGTTGGCCCCCACTTGCTGGCGGGATTGGGCATTGTGGCCTTGGTGGCTAGCTCTGCGGCTTTGGCGCCCCTGATGAAGGATGGCCAAAAGGCCTGGGCTCGCAATGTCCACCTCCTGCTGAATTTGGTGATTTTGGGGATCCTGGGCTGGCAGGCGGCGACTGGCTTTCAAATTGTGCAGCGCATCGTCAACCAGATGCTAACCTCTCCTCAGGTGGCCTAG
- the lipA gene encoding lipoyl synthase, with amino-acid sequence MPVSSLPSWVKRSIGKASDISAVQQVIKQRGLHTICEEGRCPNRAECYSQKTATFLLMGGICTRACSFCQVASGRPAPLDPQEPEKVAEAVELLGLRYVVLTSVARDDLPDQGSGRFVEVMEAIRRRCPGIQIEVLTPDFRGERDCIARVVAARPTCYNHNIETVRRLSQAVRRSSGYDLSLRVLRTVKELDPGLPTKSGLMLGHGETRAEVLETFRDLLAVGCDRLTLGQYLQPSLAHRPVQRYWTPEEFVELGQIALQMGFRQVRSGPLVRSSYHAAEMAQDGREEEP; translated from the coding sequence ATGCCTGTTAGCTCTCTTCCCAGTTGGGTCAAGCGCTCTATCGGCAAGGCCAGCGATATCTCGGCAGTGCAGCAGGTGATCAAGCAGCGGGGCCTGCACACCATCTGCGAAGAGGGGCGCTGTCCCAATCGGGCCGAATGCTACAGCCAAAAGACTGCCACCTTCCTGCTGATGGGCGGGATCTGTACCCGCGCCTGTTCCTTTTGTCAGGTGGCTAGCGGGCGGCCCGCGCCGTTGGATCCGCAGGAGCCGGAAAAGGTGGCTGAGGCCGTTGAGCTGCTGGGGCTCCGCTATGTGGTGCTCACCTCGGTAGCTCGCGACGACCTGCCCGACCAGGGATCCGGCCGCTTCGTGGAGGTGATGGAAGCGATTCGGCGGCGCTGCCCTGGGATCCAGATCGAGGTGCTCACCCCCGATTTTCGCGGGGAGCGCGACTGCATTGCCCGTGTGGTGGCGGCCCGACCGACCTGCTACAACCACAACATCGAAACGGTGCGCCGGCTGTCGCAGGCGGTGCGGCGCAGCTCTGGCTACGACCTGTCGTTGCGGGTTTTGCGAACGGTGAAGGAGCTGGATCCCGGCCTGCCCACCAAGTCCGGCCTGATGCTGGGGCACGGCGAGACCCGCGCAGAAGTGCTGGAAACCTTTCGAGATCTGCTGGCGGTAGGCTGTGACCGGCTCACCCTGGGGCAGTATCTGCAGCCTTCCCTGGCCCATCGCCCGGTGCAGCGCTACTGGACGCCGGAGGAGTTTGTCGAGCTGGGCCAGATTGCCCTCCAGATGGGGTTTCGCCAGGTGCGCTCTGGGCCCCTGGTGCGCAGCTCCTACCACGCCGCCGAAATGGCTCAGGATGGCCGGGAAGAGGAACCCTAG
- a CDS encoding Era-like GTP-binding protein: MTTPLTQAETVFQRCWDHWQALASRQDLQPEFKALSTLRKRLVTRVFSIAVFGLVNRGKSAVLNALTGEARLEVGPLNGVTQQPQSLLWQPGPGIPWQVRFIDTPGLNEINGEAREQLAWEVARAADLILFVIAADLTQLEYQALLELRTLHKPILLVLNKCDLYSEAELQAIRAQISRHLGWVLPQEILTVAARPKPTKVRTHWPDGRITLEWERPAPQIEALRGRIVEILQAEAGSLLALNVLKRLEHLQAQLWQKQWQHHARFVEQWGTACALGKGIAVGLAPLGLDLLLAPLLDGLWLLGLGMRLRLPWGSLREALGSAQEGLWRLLLLNGALLLLAEGVSSWLWGGWSNSLLPGLVAGASLYRLGSLAPRVLLRFAPEGFGLGALLRDLISSQELAEKA; encoded by the coding sequence ATGACCACTCCTCTAACTCAAGCCGAAACCGTTTTTCAGCGTTGCTGGGATCACTGGCAAGCTCTGGCCAGCCGTCAGGATCTGCAGCCGGAGTTCAAAGCTTTATCCACTCTGCGCAAGCGTCTTGTCACTCGGGTGTTTTCCATTGCGGTGTTTGGTCTGGTCAACCGCGGCAAGTCGGCTGTCTTGAACGCCCTGACCGGCGAGGCCCGCTTGGAGGTAGGGCCCCTCAACGGGGTGACGCAACAGCCGCAATCGCTGCTGTGGCAGCCGGGGCCGGGGATCCCTTGGCAGGTACGGTTCATCGATACGCCCGGCTTGAACGAGATCAACGGAGAAGCCCGCGAACAGTTGGCCTGGGAGGTGGCCCGCGCCGCCGACTTGATCCTGTTTGTCATCGCCGCAGACCTGACCCAGTTGGAGTACCAGGCTCTGTTGGAGCTGCGCACCCTGCACAAGCCCATCCTGCTGGTGTTGAACAAGTGCGATCTCTATTCGGAAGCCGAGTTGCAGGCCATTCGCGCCCAGATCAGCCGCCACTTGGGCTGGGTGTTGCCGCAGGAGATCTTGACGGTGGCCGCCCGTCCCAAGCCCACTAAGGTGCGCACCCACTGGCCAGATGGCCGCATCACCTTGGAATGGGAGCGGCCCGCACCCCAGATCGAGGCCCTGCGAGGGCGCATTGTGGAAATTTTGCAGGCAGAGGCGGGATCCCTCTTGGCCCTCAATGTGCTGAAGCGGCTGGAGCACCTCCAGGCCCAGCTCTGGCAAAAGCAGTGGCAGCACCACGCCCGCTTTGTCGAGCAATGGGGCACGGCCTGCGCCCTCGGCAAGGGGATCGCGGTGGGCTTGGCGCCACTGGGGCTAGATCTGCTGTTGGCGCCGCTACTGGATGGGCTGTGGCTGTTGGGCCTGGGAATGCGGCTGCGCCTGCCCTGGGGATCCTTACGGGAGGCGCTGGGATCCGCCCAGGAGGGGCTGTGGCGACTGCTGCTGCTCAATGGGGCGCTGCTGCTTTTGGCCGAGGGGGTGAGCTCTTGGCTGTGGGGAGGCTGGAGCAACAGCCTCTTGCCGGGTCTGGTGGCGGGGGCGAGTTTGTACCGCTTGGGATCCCTGGCGCCACGGGTGTTGCTCCGGTTTGCCCCAGAGGGGTTCGGCCTAGGGGCCCTCTTGCGGGATCTCATCAGCAGCCAAGAGCTGGCTGAAAAGGCCTAG
- the aroQ gene encoding type II 3-dehydroquinate dehydratase, with protein MDPIVVVNPTAIASAGELLSLLVLHGPNLNLLGVREVGIYGSVSLEQIDRALHQQAEVLGAKLEILQSNHEGVLVDAIHRARQQHSGILINPGAYTHTSIALRDAIAAVGLPTVEVHLSNIYRREPFRQHSYIAAVAIGQISGFGAHSYLLGLQALVQHLRLQAAQA; from the coding sequence ATGGATCCCATCGTCGTCGTTAATCCGACTGCCATTGCTTCCGCTGGCGAGCTCCTAAGCCTTCTGGTTCTGCACGGCCCCAACCTCAACTTGCTGGGGGTGCGAGAAGTAGGCATCTACGGCTCGGTGTCCTTAGAACAGATCGATCGGGCGCTCCACCAGCAGGCAGAAGTTCTTGGGGCAAAGCTGGAGATCCTGCAGTCTAACCATGAGGGGGTGTTGGTCGATGCCATTCACCGGGCTCGCCAGCAGCACTCCGGCATCCTCATCAACCCTGGCGCCTACACCCACACCAGCATCGCTCTGCGGGATGCCATTGCTGCCGTAGGGCTGCCCACGGTGGAAGTTCACCTGAGCAATATCTATCGCCGCGAACCTTTCCGGCAACACTCCTACATTGCTGCTGTAGCCATCGGCCAAATCAGTGGATTTGGAGCCCACAGCTACCTATTGGGCCTACAGGCTCTAGTTCAGCACCTGCGGCTGCAGGCTGCCCAAGCCTAA
- a CDS encoding thioredoxin domain-containing protein yields MKEDWAKRLRNSLVAVVAVLLAAGLFLANQARQAGTSLADLAAEAVSWEEAQANGKPSLVEFYADWCTTCRAMAPLLASLKKEFADQVNFVMLNVDNPKWLPELSRYRVNGIPHFLFLDGQGEVLGFAIGEQPAAILRGNVLALATGQPLQLTNAGQVSELDRGRPVLPHQADPRSHG; encoded by the coding sequence ATGAAGGAAGACTGGGCAAAACGGTTGCGCAACAGTTTAGTTGCCGTGGTGGCCGTGCTCCTGGCGGCAGGCTTGTTTTTAGCCAATCAAGCTCGTCAGGCTGGCACCAGCTTGGCTGACTTGGCTGCAGAGGCAGTGTCCTGGGAGGAAGCGCAGGCCAACGGCAAGCCTTCTCTGGTGGAGTTTTACGCCGATTGGTGCACCACCTGCCGAGCGATGGCACCTCTCCTGGCCAGCCTGAAGAAAGAATTTGCCGATCAGGTGAACTTCGTCATGCTGAACGTGGACAACCCCAAGTGGCTGCCGGAGTTGAGCCGCTACCGGGTGAACGGGATCCCTCACTTTCTCTTTTTGGATGGTCAAGGGGAAGTGCTGGGATTTGCCATCGGAGAGCAGCCTGCCGCCATTTTGCGGGGCAATGTGTTGGCTCTGGCAACTGGGCAGCCCCTGCAGTTGACCAATGCCGGACAGGTGTCTGAGTTGGATCGGGGCAGGCCTGTCCTCCCGCATCAGGCGGATCCGCGCAGCCATGGATAG
- a CDS encoding AAA family ATPase codes for MIPVRLTLHNFLCYSQAVLDLRGIHTACICGPNGAGKSALLDALTWGLWGQSRASNDSDLIRKGASETWVEVVYRSRGQTYRVLRSRHLAGEGSLEWQIQTGESDGQARWRSLTRRGLRATQQAIQNQLGLDYDTFVHSAYLRQGQADAFTLKRPGERKQILADMLKLGQYDLLAERCREQARSAKLKADLLQERLHKLDQHQVSIEQMQAELEQLQQRQIHLQQLLAQQQQELQALERAYEHRHTLEERHQQLAQHLNKLSVNLHHTEQQWRAQRQHLLQLQELIAQSEEILAGYERYQTLMAQDRHLHHLFEQQQYLLQERQKLQAQQAEQQQQQLRRMQRLQQELAACQAQAQADAQVLAERERIENALHHYRQAQERLQSLNEAQAQAAALLEQQRHWEEEIRREGERLQARLQFLQEHLQSQETLAQQQQHLAQKIAASAAALAELERQRLYQQQVLEKIQERRLFVQKLQERQRVLQHQWQQEEERCRLLEAPWEEFPVGDSGAESLHAERLDPAELEDLDRPDHLGPSDPDSGRCRPTHALSGAKAIAEGAAEPGSEVTADPLFSEQPAESMPAPPTKVPTAPIWVCPLCARPLSPSLRAVVLKKHRQRQEEIAGELFVIREQLAVADREIGLLQEEAQRLGQELATWDERLHLQGRLQQQWEAEQERQRQLEARRAEAAELEQILSQEAYAQEARQQLAQIQQALQQLGYDEREHALQRGEVERWRWALGRSHELRKAQERRARLGEQIASLQAQLEALQQAGSPDSPLAERLAQIEQALHQVGYDGSLHQQVKAELAQAQLWPARLQALQMARQELPEATARSQALSQRLQESRQHFAQAAQELEALQRQLAEHPDVSPAHLEGIRQALQENRQELDLVLSQIGAARQRLQQALEQQAERTELERQLQQARRQQQVYQELANAYGRNGIPALIIENVLPELEAQANQILGRLTQHRLHLRFVTQRSGRRSEKLIETLDILIADPRGTRPYETYSGGEAFRINFAIRLALSRLLTQRSGSDLQTLIIDEGFGSQDATGRAQLLAAINAIASDFACILVITHIPSLQEAFPHRIDVQPSPQGSRLFIRG; via the coding sequence GTGATCCCAGTTCGCCTGACCTTACACAATTTTCTCTGCTACTCTCAGGCGGTTTTGGATCTGCGCGGGATCCACACCGCTTGCATTTGCGGCCCCAACGGGGCGGGCAAATCGGCTTTGCTCGACGCCCTTACCTGGGGCCTCTGGGGACAGAGCCGGGCCAGCAACGACAGCGATCTCATCCGCAAGGGGGCCAGCGAAACCTGGGTGGAGGTGGTCTACCGCTCGCGGGGGCAAACCTACCGCGTCCTGCGCAGTCGCCACCTCGCGGGGGAAGGATCCCTGGAGTGGCAAATTCAAACTGGAGAAAGCGACGGCCAAGCCCGTTGGCGCAGCCTCACCCGCCGCGGCCTGCGTGCCACCCAACAGGCCATCCAAAATCAGCTCGGCCTCGACTACGATACCTTTGTTCACTCGGCCTACCTGCGGCAGGGGCAGGCCGATGCCTTTACCCTGAAGCGTCCCGGCGAGCGCAAGCAGATCTTGGCCGACATGCTCAAGCTGGGGCAGTACGATCTGCTGGCGGAGCGTTGCCGCGAACAGGCCCGCAGCGCCAAGCTCAAAGCCGACCTGCTCCAAGAGCGCCTGCACAAGCTGGATCAACACCAGGTCTCTATCGAGCAGATGCAAGCCGAACTGGAGCAGCTTCAACAGCGGCAAATCCATCTGCAACAGCTCCTGGCCCAACAGCAGCAGGAATTACAGGCCCTAGAACGCGCCTATGAACATCGCCACACCCTGGAGGAGCGCCACCAGCAGCTTGCCCAGCACCTGAACAAGCTCAGCGTCAACCTGCACCACACCGAACAGCAGTGGCGAGCTCAACGACAGCACCTGCTCCAGTTGCAAGAGCTGATTGCCCAAAGCGAGGAGATCCTGGCGGGCTACGAACGCTATCAAACCCTGATGGCCCAGGATCGCCATCTTCACCACCTCTTCGAGCAACAGCAATACCTGCTCCAAGAACGCCAAAAGCTGCAGGCCCAACAGGCCGAGCAACAACAGCAGCAACTGCGCAGAATGCAGCGGCTGCAACAGGAATTGGCCGCCTGCCAGGCCCAAGCCCAGGCCGATGCCCAGGTGCTGGCCGAACGAGAGCGCATCGAAAACGCCCTCCACCACTACCGGCAAGCCCAGGAGCGCCTGCAAAGCTTAAACGAGGCCCAGGCCCAAGCCGCTGCCCTCCTGGAGCAACAACGGCACTGGGAGGAGGAGATCCGCCGCGAGGGAGAACGTCTGCAAGCCCGCCTCCAGTTCCTCCAGGAGCACCTGCAAAGCCAGGAAACCCTGGCCCAACAGCAGCAGCACCTGGCCCAGAAAATTGCCGCCAGCGCTGCAGCCCTGGCCGAGCTGGAGCGGCAGCGCCTCTACCAGCAGCAGGTGTTGGAAAAAATCCAGGAGCGCCGCCTCTTTGTGCAGAAGCTGCAGGAGCGGCAGCGGGTTCTCCAGCACCAGTGGCAACAGGAGGAGGAACGCTGCCGCCTGCTAGAGGCTCCTTGGGAAGAGTTTCCTGTTGGCGATAGCGGAGCGGAGTCCCTCCACGCCGAGCGCTTGGATCCTGCAGAGCTAGAAGATCTGGATCGCCCGGATCACTTGGGCCCTTCGGATCCAGACTCTGGCCGGTGCCGTCCCACCCATGCTTTGTCGGGGGCGAAGGCCATTGCCGAGGGAGCTGCAGAACCGGGATCCGAAGTAACCGCAGACCCCCTCTTCTCAGAGCAGCCTGCCGAGTCCATGCCAGCACCGCCCACCAAAGTGCCGACCGCCCCAATTTGGGTTTGCCCTCTCTGTGCCCGTCCGCTCAGCCCGTCCTTGAGGGCAGTGGTGCTGAAGAAACACCGCCAGCGGCAAGAGGAAATTGCTGGCGAGCTGTTTGTAATCCGCGAGCAATTGGCGGTGGCCGACCGGGAGATCGGGCTGCTGCAGGAAGAAGCCCAGCGTCTTGGCCAAGAGTTGGCCACCTGGGACGAGCGCCTGCACCTTCAGGGGCGCCTGCAACAGCAGTGGGAGGCTGAGCAGGAGCGGCAGCGGCAACTGGAGGCGCGGCGGGCAGAAGCCGCAGAACTGGAGCAGATCCTCAGCCAAGAAGCTTATGCCCAAGAGGCGCGGCAGCAGCTTGCCCAGATCCAACAGGCCCTGCAGCAGCTGGGCTATGACGAGCGGGAACATGCCTTGCAACGGGGAGAGGTGGAGCGCTGGCGCTGGGCCCTGGGCCGCTCCCACGAGCTGCGCAAAGCCCAGGAGCGCCGCGCCCGCCTAGGCGAGCAAATCGCCTCCCTGCAAGCGCAACTGGAGGCCCTGCAACAGGCGGGATCCCCTGACTCGCCGCTGGCAGAACGCCTGGCCCAGATCGAGCAGGCGCTGCACCAGGTCGGCTACGACGGATCCCTGCACCAGCAGGTAAAAGCAGAACTGGCCCAGGCGCAACTGTGGCCGGCCCGCCTGCAAGCCCTCCAGATGGCCCGCCAGGAGCTGCCGGAAGCCACAGCCCGCAGCCAGGCCCTGTCCCAACGCCTGCAGGAAAGCCGGCAACACTTTGCCCAGGCTGCCCAAGAGCTGGAAGCGCTGCAGCGACAACTGGCCGAGCACCCCGATGTTTCCCCGGCTCATCTAGAAGGGATCCGCCAAGCTCTGCAGGAGAACCGGCAAGAGCTGGATCTGGTGCTTTCTCAAATCGGGGCGGCCCGACAGCGGCTGCAGCAGGCTCTTGAACAGCAGGCGGAGCGGACGGAGCTGGAGCGACAACTGCAGCAGGCCCGCCGCCAGCAGCAGGTGTACCAGGAGCTGGCCAACGCCTACGGCCGCAACGGCATTCCCGCCCTGATCATCGAAAATGTCCTGCCAGAGCTAGAGGCCCAGGCCAACCAGATCCTGGGCCGCCTCACCCAACACCGCCTCCATCTGCGCTTTGTAACCCAGCGCTCGGGGCGGCGCTCGGAGAAGCTGATCGAGACCCTCGACATCCTCATCGCCGATCCCCGCGGCACCCGTCCCTACGAGACCTACTCTGGGGGAGAGGCTTTCCGCATCAACTTCGCCATCCGCCTGGCTCTTTCCCGCCTGCTTACCCAGCGCTCGGGATCCGACCTGCAAACGTTGATCATCGACGAGGGGTTTGGATCCCAGGACGCCACCGGGCGGGCCCAGTTGCTGGCGGCCATCAACGCCATTGCCTCCGACTTTGCCTGCATCCTGGTGATCACCCACATCCCCAGCCTGCAAGAGGCCTTTCCCCACCGCATCGACGTGCAGCCCTCCCCCCAGGGATCCCGCCTCTTCATTCGCGGCTAG
- a CDS encoding GerW family sporulation protein: MGSDSSSDFEVAAVLEAVLSKLKVLAETGQTFGQPITIGDTTIVPYVSLYFGVGGGGGHFGKTASGFRSNGRDPASLFGGAGGGVRIEPVGFLVIRGERVELLTTAQKPSQWSQLGETIVPLLQQWLQSRADNSSSSNDQPND, translated from the coding sequence ATGGGATCCGATTCCAGTTCCGATTTCGAGGTGGCAGCCGTCCTGGAGGCGGTGCTGAGCAAGCTGAAGGTTTTGGCGGAGACGGGACAGACCTTTGGCCAGCCGATTACCATTGGCGACACAACGATTGTCCCCTACGTGTCGCTCTACTTTGGCGTTGGGGGAGGAGGGGGCCATTTTGGCAAAACGGCCAGCGGCTTTCGCAGCAACGGACGGGATCCGGCCAGCCTGTTTGGCGGAGCGGGGGGCGGGGTGCGCATCGAGCCGGTGGGCTTTTTGGTGATCCGGGGGGAGCGGGTGGAGCTGCTAACCACGGCCCAAAAGCCCAGCCAGTGGAGCCAGCTTGGCGAGACTATAGTTCCCCTGCTGCAGCAGTGGTTGCAAAGCCGGGCCGACAACTCCTCATCCTCAAATGACCAGCCAAATGACTAG
- a CDS encoding DUF2973 domain-containing protein, whose translation MLQILYLIAFVAIAFVALRNLVANVVTLSKEERKASPRRGRRQVPHPELLDEEGNLTEEPLLVIRSASLEEARSRLEDLYSGSPDED comes from the coding sequence ATGCTGCAGATCCTCTACCTCATCGCTTTTGTGGCCATTGCCTTTGTAGCCCTGCGCAACCTGGTGGCCAACGTGGTTACTCTGAGCAAAGAAGAGCGCAAGGCCTCGCCACGTCGAGGCCGCCGGCAGGTGCCCCACCCAGAGCTGTTGGATGAAGAAGGCAACCTGACGGAAGAGCCCTTGCTGGTCATTCGCTCGGCCAGCTTGGAAGAGGCCCGCAGCCGCCTGGAGGATCTCTACTCTGGCTCTCCCGACGAGGACTAA
- a CDS encoding DUF2605 domain-containing protein, translated as MSKAKLLREILGPLLEDYRYWFERSRRFLQEETLEFISPEAQQALLERVLAAQAELQAAEALYQLSDNEVGVDPALMAKWHRLLMECAELGRRFRQIHPSSDSSDP; from the coding sequence ATGAGCAAAGCCAAGCTGTTGCGAGAGATTCTGGGGCCCCTGCTGGAAGATTACCGCTACTGGTTTGAGCGCTCTCGTCGCTTTTTGCAAGAAGAAACTTTAGAATTCATCAGCCCAGAGGCGCAGCAGGCCCTCCTGGAGCGGGTTTTGGCTGCCCAAGCGGAGCTCCAGGCAGCGGAAGCTCTCTATCAGTTGTCGGATAATGAAGTTGGCGTTGACCCGGCCCTGATGGCAAAATGGCATCGCCTGCTGATGGAGTGCGCCGAGCTGGGCCGTCGCTTTCGCCAAATTCACCCCTCCTCCGACTCATCTGACCCGTGA
- a CDS encoding transaldolase: MSRSLLEQLREMTVVVADTGDINAIETFKPQDATTNPSLITAAAQMPQYQGIVDETLLKARQDLGSKADTKAVVAHAIDQLAVAFGVRILSIIPGRVSTEVDARLSYDTAATVAKARHLIELYKAAGADPKRVLIKIAATWEGIRAAEILEKEGIHCNLTLMFGLHQAIACAEAGVTLISPFVGRILDWYKKHTGRESYPPAEDPGVQSVTQIYNYLRKYDYPTEVMGASFRNIGEIIELAGCDLLTISPALLAELQNTEGHLERKLDPEKAKKMDIPRLVMDRATFDQMHRENRMASEKLEEGIQGFSKALEVLEKLLTERLQKLEGAKETITHAAQDVFRIYDLDGDGFITREEWMGADRVFDALDTNQDGKITPEEMLVGLGAAVYLRN; encoded by the coding sequence ATGAGCAGGAGCTTGCTGGAGCAGTTGCGAGAGATGACGGTGGTGGTGGCCGACACGGGGGATATCAACGCCATCGAGACCTTTAAGCCGCAGGATGCCACCACCAATCCCTCTTTGATTACAGCAGCCGCCCAAATGCCCCAGTACCAGGGCATTGTCGATGAGACCTTGCTCAAGGCCCGCCAAGACCTGGGATCCAAAGCCGACACCAAAGCCGTGGTGGCCCACGCCATCGACCAACTGGCGGTGGCCTTTGGCGTGCGCATTTTGTCCATCATCCCCGGTCGGGTTTCGACGGAGGTGGACGCCCGGCTCTCCTACGACACAGCAGCCACCGTGGCCAAGGCCCGCCATCTCATCGAGCTCTACAAGGCGGCAGGGGCGGATCCCAAGCGGGTGCTCATTAAGATTGCGGCTACTTGGGAAGGGATCCGCGCCGCCGAGATCCTGGAAAAAGAAGGGATCCACTGCAACCTGACTTTGATGTTTGGCCTGCACCAGGCCATTGCCTGCGCCGAAGCGGGGGTAACCCTCATCTCGCCCTTTGTGGGCCGCATCCTGGATTGGTACAAAAAACACACAGGCCGGGAGAGCTACCCGCCCGCCGAAGATCCAGGCGTGCAGTCGGTAACCCAGATCTACAACTATCTGCGCAAATACGATTACCCAACGGAAGTGATGGGGGCCAGCTTTCGCAACATTGGCGAGATCATCGAGCTGGCCGGCTGCGATCTCCTAACCATCTCGCCGGCTTTGTTGGCGGAGCTGCAAAACACCGAGGGCCACCTGGAGCGCAAGCTGGATCCGGAAAAAGCTAAGAAAATGGATATTCCCCGCCTGGTGATGGATCGGGCCACCTTCGACCAGATGCACCGGGAAAACCGCATGGCCTCGGAAAAACTAGAAGAAGGGATCCAGGGCTTCTCCAAGGCGCTGGAGGTGCTGGAAAAACTGCTCACCGAGCGGCTGCAGAAGCTGGAGGGCGCCAAGGAAACGATTACCCACGCCGCCCAGGATGTCTTCCGCATCTACGACCTGGATGGGGATGGCTTCATCACCCGCGAGGAGTGGATGGGAGCAGATCGCGTCTTCGATGCCCTCGACACTAACCAAGATGGCAAAATTACTCCCGAAGAAATGCTGGTCGGACTGGGGGCAGCCGTTTATCTGAGAAATTAG
- a CDS encoding RNA-guided endonuclease InsQ/TnpB family protein, which yields MRISSPSCTASAVGSTDSENTGLQSRKIRIYPEPALAKVWKRWQAACRYCYNQAIAYQRQHGAPRTARKLRDIILRSDLPGWVKDAPCHIKQNAVVEAWLAFRRSKDARFRSVRDRSHTLQFNAGNFRNGTWYPKLTRGLAFRASEEMPREWARGTELMRVKDRWYAIFPEPVNEQCSLAKGVIALDPGVRSFLTGFDGAGFVDIAKGDFGRIVRLCYHLDDLQSRLSKAPRPKRRRMRQAAFRLRERIRNLVDECHRKVAAFLTDNYRLIFLPTFESAKMVAKAGRKFGSKTARAMLTWAHYRFKQFLKFQAKKKNVVVVEVSEAYTSKTCTKCGHIHTKLGGAKVFRCPKCNHRLPRDWQGALGVMLRALRDTAFLFGLRPSSAVASASRSDNGNGQNAIASPLSSNAQQCSA from the coding sequence TTGAGGATATCCTCACCATCCTGCACTGCTTCAGCAGTCGGCTCTACGGACTCAGAAAATACCGGGCTGCAATCGAGAAAGATACGGATTTATCCGGAGCCAGCGCTGGCTAAAGTTTGGAAGCGGTGGCAAGCGGCGTGCCGGTACTGCTACAACCAAGCGATTGCCTATCAGCGCCAGCATGGTGCTCCAAGAACGGCCAGAAAGCTGCGGGACATCATCCTGCGCTCCGACCTGCCCGGGTGGGTGAAGGACGCCCCCTGCCACATCAAGCAGAACGCGGTCGTCGAGGCGTGGTTGGCGTTTCGCCGAAGCAAAGACGCGAGGTTTCGCAGTGTGCGGGACAGGTCGCATACGCTGCAATTCAACGCCGGCAACTTTCGCAATGGGACGTGGTATCCGAAACTCACCCGAGGTTTGGCGTTCCGTGCATCCGAGGAGATGCCCAGAGAATGGGCACGTGGAACTGAGCTAATGCGGGTGAAAGACAGATGGTATGCCATCTTCCCTGAGCCCGTGAACGAGCAGTGTTCGTTAGCAAAGGGGGTGATCGCACTTGATCCTGGAGTAAGAAGCTTCCTTACAGGGTTTGATGGGGCGGGCTTTGTAGATATCGCCAAGGGAGACTTTGGCAGGATCGTTCGGCTGTGCTACCACCTAGACGATCTGCAATCTAGGCTGAGTAAAGCACCGAGACCCAAGCGTAGGCGAATGCGGCAAGCGGCGTTTCGTCTGCGGGAGAGAATCAGGAACTTGGTGGACGAGTGCCATCGCAAGGTAGCGGCGTTCCTAACGGATAACTACCGATTGATATTCCTCCCCACTTTCGAGTCAGCCAAGATGGTTGCCAAGGCAGGGAGGAAGTTTGGTAGCAAGACAGCAAGGGCGATGCTCACCTGGGCGCACTATCGGTTCAAGCAGTTCCTGAAGTTTCAAGCCAAGAAGAAAAACGTGGTTGTCGTGGAAGTATCGGAAGCGTACACCAGCAAAACCTGTACTAAGTGCGGGCACATCCACACCAAGTTGGGTGGTGCAAAGGTGTTTAGATGCCCAAAGTGCAACCATAGGCTACCACGAGATTGGCAAGGCGCTCTGGGTGTTATGCTCAGGGCTTTGCGGGATACCGCCTTTCTGTTTGGACTCCGTCCGAGTAGCGCGGTCGCGTCAGCATCGCGTAGTGACAACGGAAACGGACAGAATGCTATCGCTTCACCGCTGAGCAGTAATGCTCAGCAGTGTTCAGCGTAA